One Oncorhynchus clarkii lewisi isolate Uvic-CL-2024 chromosome 32, UVic_Ocla_1.0, whole genome shotgun sequence DNA window includes the following coding sequences:
- the LOC139391707 gene encoding CCR4-NOT transcription complex subunit 3-like isoform X4: MADKRKLQGEIDRCLKKVTEGVEQFEDIWQKLHNAANANQKEKYEADLKKEIKKLQRLRDQIKTWVASNEIKDKRQLVENRKLIETQMERFKIVERETKTKAYSKEGLGLAQKVDPAQREKEEVGNWLTNTIDTLNMQVDQFESEVESLSVQTRKKKGDKEKQDRIEELKRFIEKHRYHIRMLETILRMLDNDTLPVDSIRKIKDDVEYYMDSSQDPDFEENEFLYDDLDLEELPTSPSVSPHPSLVSLAGSLVATSPPGQSLLDDDLFHQISSGTPTSTTSSSPIPPSFATYTTENSEDDKKRGRSTDSEVGQSPIKNGNPSSSLSSSSSSSSSSSSSASSGASSSSLATIAGVGLPVTGGNSLLGNMGGLLSNSGSYRDATQLQQHYHTQQARNSVISSNAPSNSNPSNNILLPSPSASSPANSSTTLLPLTPNTQLHAPSRPSPSSSLGLGLGLGLGKGGITGSPAVSQMSGLGLSGMPASLNTMAGLLAGSTSAPYATAAAGSGTIGSPLAGKSVSSSSPNSGTVGPMGGNTVSDRSTGLLGSAPCAIGVSGGILSLSGLGSGQLAVQGPPLVASSPIGGLSPGSSLGAIGSIGGNSGSGAPSSSVGMGGGSTAITRPPSGQKQNGSTSYSAVVADSTPDSTLNSASQLQSSQPSSLTSTTNQPKDSGPSLLGPMILPTSSPSPSYSESKLPGSGMLNGPLSYTQTSESKPQEPLSTLKSMAERAALGSGMEGEMLPLHLTTDIFPSTTLPPGPPSAPQQPSLSEVSIPPSLGVCPLGPVPLSKDQLYQQAMQESAWTHMPHPSDSERIRQYLMRNPCPTLPFHHQVPPPHSDSVEFYQRLSTETLFFIFYYLEGTKAQYLAAKALKKQSWRFHTKYMMWFQRHEEPKTITDEFEQGTYIYFDYEKWGQRKKEGFTFEYRYLEDRDLQ; encoded by the exons ATGGCTGATAAAAGGAAACTTCAAG GTGAAATAGATCGATGTTTGAAAAAAGTAACGGAAGGCGTGGAACAGTTTGAAGACATTTGGCAAAAG CTTCACAATGCAGCCAACGCTAACCAGAAGGAGAAGTATGAAGCAGACCTCAAGAAAGAGATTAAAAAACTACAG CGTCTTCGAGACCAGATCAAGACGTGGGTGGCCTCCAACGAGATTAAAGACAAAAGGCAGCTAGTGGAGAATCGCAAACTGATTGAGACG CAAATGGAGCGGTTCAAGATCGTGGAGCGAGAGACCAAGACAAAGGCCTACTCGAAGGAGGGGCTGGGCCTGGCACAGAAGGTGGACCCGGCCcaaagggagaaagaggaggtcgGCAATTGGCTAACG AATACAATAGACACTCTGAACATGCAGGTGGACCAGTTTGAGAGCGAAGTGGAGTCCCTCTCAGTCCAGACTCGAAAGAAGAAGGGAGACAAAGAG AAACAGGACCGCATCGAAGAGCTGAAGCGCTTCATCGAGAAGCACCGGTACCACATCCGGATGCTGGAGACCATCCTGCGCATGCTGGACAACGACACCTTGCCGGTGGACTCCATCCGCAAGATCAAGGACGACGTGGAGTACTACATGGACTCGTCGCAGGACCCAGACTTCGAGGAGAACGAGTTCCTCTATGACGACCTGGATCTGGAGGAGCTCC ctacctctccctctgtctccccccatcCATCTCTTGTCTCTCTAGCCGGGTCGCTGGTGGCCACGTCCCCGCCGGGCCAATCGCTCCTGGACGACGATCTCTTCCATCAGATCTCCAGCGGCACGCCTACCTCCACCACTTCCTCCTCGCCCATCCCTCCCTCGTTCGCAACTTACACTACG gagaaCTCTGAAGATGACAAGAAAAGGGGACGTTCGACAGACAGTGAAGTCGGTCAG TCGCCTATCAAGAACGGCAACCCCTCTTCGtcgttgtcctcctcctcctcttcctcctcctcctcttcatcctctgcCTCCTCGGGAGCCTCCTCATCCTCGCTGGCGACCATCGCCGGGGTTGGCCTGCCTGTCACTGGGGGCAACAGCCTCCTGGGCAACATGGGAGGTCTCCTATCCAACTCTGGCAGCTACAGAGACGCTACCCAACTGCAGCAGCATTACCATACCCAGCAGGCCAGAAACTCAGTCATCTCCTCCAACGCCCCCTCCAACTCCAACCCTTCGAACAACATCCTCCTCCCCAGCCCCTCCGCTTCCTCACCCGCCAACTCTAGCACAACCCTCCTCCCACTCACGCCCAACACCCAGTTGCATGCTCCATCAAGGCCGTCACCGTCCTCCAGCTTGGGGCTTGGGTTGGGCTTGGGCCTTGGTAAAGGCGGCATTACGGGGTCACCGGCCGTCAGCCAGATGTCTGGCCTTGGCTTGTCGGGGATGCCGGCATCCCTAAACACCATGGCCGGGCTCCTGGCGGGCTCAACTTCGGCCCCCTACGCCACGGCAGCAGCAGGCTCCGGAACCATCGGAAGCCCCCTAGCAGGGAAAAGCGTCAGCAGTAGCAGCCCTAACTCTGGCACAGTGGGACCGATGGGCGGAAACACTGTCAGCGATAGATCCACGGGCCTGTTGGGCTCTGCGCCCTGTGCAATTGGTGTCAGCGGTGGGATTCTCAGCCTAAGCGGCCTTGGCTCAGGGCAGTTGGCGGTCCAGGGCCCTCCCCTGGTGGCCTCCAGTCCCATAGGAGGCCTGTCCCCTGGAAGCAGCCTGGGAGCCATAGGAAGCATTGGAGGGAACTCTGGTTCAGGCGCGCCAAGCAGCAGCGTGGGCATGGGAGGAGGAAGCACGGCGATCACAAGGCCACCCAGTGGACAGAAGCAGAATGGTAGCACTA GTTACAGTGCTGTAGTAGCAGACAGCACACCCGATTCCACCCTCAATAGTGCCAGCCAATTACAGAGCAGCCAACCGTCGTCTTTGACCTCCACCACCAATCAGCC tAAAGACAGTGGCCCCAGCCTCTTAGGGCCCATGATTCTTCCCAccagctctccctcgccctcctacAGCGAGAGTAAACTTCCAGGCAGCGGTATGCTCAACGGGCCACTCTCCTACACACAGACCTCTGAAAGCAAG cCCCAGGAGCCTCTGAGCACTCTAAAGTCTATGGCAGAACGAGCGGCACTGGGCtcaggaatggagggagagatgctTCCTCTGCACCTCACCACAG ACATTTTCCCCAGCACTACATTGCCCCCGGGGCCTCCCTCGGCCCCCCAGCAGCCCTCGCTTTCAGAGGTCAGCATCCCCCCATCGCTGGGCGTGTGCCCACTCGGACCTGTGCCCCTGTCCAAAGACCAGCTGTACCAGCAGGCCATGCAGGAATCGGCATGGACGCACATGCCCCACCCCTCCGACTCGGAGAGGATCAG GCAGTACCTGATGAGGAACCCATGTCCCACCCTGCCTTTCCACCACCAGGTGCCACCCCCCCACTCCGACTCTGTAGAGTTCTACCAGAGACTGTCCACGGAGACACTGTTCTTCATCTTCTACTacctagag GGCACCAAGGCCCAGTATCTGGCAGCCAAGGCCTTGAAGAAGCAGTCGTGGCGGTTCCACACCAAGTACATGATGTGGTTCCAGAGGCACGAGGAGCCCAAGACCATCACAGATGAGTTTGAGCAG GGGACGTACATTTACTTTGACTACGAGAAGTGGGGACAACGGAAGAAGGAGGGATTCACGTTTGAGTACAGGTACCTTGAAGACCGAGACCTCCAGTGA
- the LOC139391707 gene encoding CCR4-NOT transcription complex subunit 3-like isoform X7 → MADKRKLQGEIDRCLKKVTEGVEQFEDIWQKLHNAANANQKEKYEADLKKEIKKLQRLRDQIKTWVASNEIKDKRQLVENRKLIETQMERFKIVERETKTKAYSKEGLGLAQKVDPAQREKEEVGNWLTNTIDTLNMQVDQFESEVESLSVQTRKKKGDKEDRIEELKRFIEKHRYHIRMLETILRMLDNDTLPVDSIRKIKDDVEYYMDSSQDPDFEENEFLYDDLDLEELPGSLVATSPPGQSLLDDDLFHQISSGTPTSTTSSSPIPPSFATYTTENSEDDKKRGRSTDSEVGQSPIKNGNPSSSLSSSSSSSSSSSSSASSGASSSSLATIAGVGLPVTGGNSLLGNMGGLLSNSGSYRDATQLQQHYHTQQARNSVISSNAPSNSNPSNNILLPSPSASSPANSSTTLLPLTPNTQLHAPSRPSPSSSLGLGLGLGLGKGGITGSPAVSQMSGLGLSGMPASLNTMAGLLAGSTSAPYATAAAGSGTIGSPLAGKSVSSSSPNSGTVGPMGGNTVSDRSTGLLGSAPCAIGVSGGILSLSGLGSGQLAVQGPPLVASSPIGGLSPGSSLGAIGSIGGNSGSGAPSSSVGMGGGSTAITRPPSGQKQNGSTSYSAVVADSTPDSTLNSASQLQSSQPSSLTSTTNQPKDSGPSLLGPMILPTSSPSPSYSESKLPGSGMLNGPLSYTQTSESKPQEPLSTLKSMAERAALGSGMEGEMLPLHLTTDIFPSTTLPPGPPSAPQQPSLSEVSIPPSLGVCPLGPVPLSKDQLYQQAMQESAWTHMPHPSDSERIRQYLMRNPCPTLPFHHQVPPPHSDSVEFYQRLSTETLFFIFYYLEGTKAQYLAAKALKKQSWRFHTKYMMWFQRHEEPKTITDEFEQGTYIYFDYEKWGQRKKEGFTFEYRYLEDRDLQ, encoded by the exons ATGGCTGATAAAAGGAAACTTCAAG GTGAAATAGATCGATGTTTGAAAAAAGTAACGGAAGGCGTGGAACAGTTTGAAGACATTTGGCAAAAG CTTCACAATGCAGCCAACGCTAACCAGAAGGAGAAGTATGAAGCAGACCTCAAGAAAGAGATTAAAAAACTACAG CGTCTTCGAGACCAGATCAAGACGTGGGTGGCCTCCAACGAGATTAAAGACAAAAGGCAGCTAGTGGAGAATCGCAAACTGATTGAGACG CAAATGGAGCGGTTCAAGATCGTGGAGCGAGAGACCAAGACAAAGGCCTACTCGAAGGAGGGGCTGGGCCTGGCACAGAAGGTGGACCCGGCCcaaagggagaaagaggaggtcgGCAATTGGCTAACG AATACAATAGACACTCTGAACATGCAGGTGGACCAGTTTGAGAGCGAAGTGGAGTCCCTCTCAGTCCAGACTCGAAAGAAGAAGGGAGACAAAGAG GACCGCATCGAAGAGCTGAAGCGCTTCATCGAGAAGCACCGGTACCACATCCGGATGCTGGAGACCATCCTGCGCATGCTGGACAACGACACCTTGCCGGTGGACTCCATCCGCAAGATCAAGGACGACGTGGAGTACTACATGGACTCGTCGCAGGACCCAGACTTCGAGGAGAACGAGTTCCTCTATGACGACCTGGATCTGGAGGAGCTCC CCGGGTCGCTGGTGGCCACGTCCCCGCCGGGCCAATCGCTCCTGGACGACGATCTCTTCCATCAGATCTCCAGCGGCACGCCTACCTCCACCACTTCCTCCTCGCCCATCCCTCCCTCGTTCGCAACTTACACTACG gagaaCTCTGAAGATGACAAGAAAAGGGGACGTTCGACAGACAGTGAAGTCGGTCAG TCGCCTATCAAGAACGGCAACCCCTCTTCGtcgttgtcctcctcctcctcttcctcctcctcctcttcatcctctgcCTCCTCGGGAGCCTCCTCATCCTCGCTGGCGACCATCGCCGGGGTTGGCCTGCCTGTCACTGGGGGCAACAGCCTCCTGGGCAACATGGGAGGTCTCCTATCCAACTCTGGCAGCTACAGAGACGCTACCCAACTGCAGCAGCATTACCATACCCAGCAGGCCAGAAACTCAGTCATCTCCTCCAACGCCCCCTCCAACTCCAACCCTTCGAACAACATCCTCCTCCCCAGCCCCTCCGCTTCCTCACCCGCCAACTCTAGCACAACCCTCCTCCCACTCACGCCCAACACCCAGTTGCATGCTCCATCAAGGCCGTCACCGTCCTCCAGCTTGGGGCTTGGGTTGGGCTTGGGCCTTGGTAAAGGCGGCATTACGGGGTCACCGGCCGTCAGCCAGATGTCTGGCCTTGGCTTGTCGGGGATGCCGGCATCCCTAAACACCATGGCCGGGCTCCTGGCGGGCTCAACTTCGGCCCCCTACGCCACGGCAGCAGCAGGCTCCGGAACCATCGGAAGCCCCCTAGCAGGGAAAAGCGTCAGCAGTAGCAGCCCTAACTCTGGCACAGTGGGACCGATGGGCGGAAACACTGTCAGCGATAGATCCACGGGCCTGTTGGGCTCTGCGCCCTGTGCAATTGGTGTCAGCGGTGGGATTCTCAGCCTAAGCGGCCTTGGCTCAGGGCAGTTGGCGGTCCAGGGCCCTCCCCTGGTGGCCTCCAGTCCCATAGGAGGCCTGTCCCCTGGAAGCAGCCTGGGAGCCATAGGAAGCATTGGAGGGAACTCTGGTTCAGGCGCGCCAAGCAGCAGCGTGGGCATGGGAGGAGGAAGCACGGCGATCACAAGGCCACCCAGTGGACAGAAGCAGAATGGTAGCACTA GTTACAGTGCTGTAGTAGCAGACAGCACACCCGATTCCACCCTCAATAGTGCCAGCCAATTACAGAGCAGCCAACCGTCGTCTTTGACCTCCACCACCAATCAGCC tAAAGACAGTGGCCCCAGCCTCTTAGGGCCCATGATTCTTCCCAccagctctccctcgccctcctacAGCGAGAGTAAACTTCCAGGCAGCGGTATGCTCAACGGGCCACTCTCCTACACACAGACCTCTGAAAGCAAG cCCCAGGAGCCTCTGAGCACTCTAAAGTCTATGGCAGAACGAGCGGCACTGGGCtcaggaatggagggagagatgctTCCTCTGCACCTCACCACAG ACATTTTCCCCAGCACTACATTGCCCCCGGGGCCTCCCTCGGCCCCCCAGCAGCCCTCGCTTTCAGAGGTCAGCATCCCCCCATCGCTGGGCGTGTGCCCACTCGGACCTGTGCCCCTGTCCAAAGACCAGCTGTACCAGCAGGCCATGCAGGAATCGGCATGGACGCACATGCCCCACCCCTCCGACTCGGAGAGGATCAG GCAGTACCTGATGAGGAACCCATGTCCCACCCTGCCTTTCCACCACCAGGTGCCACCCCCCCACTCCGACTCTGTAGAGTTCTACCAGAGACTGTCCACGGAGACACTGTTCTTCATCTTCTACTacctagag GGCACCAAGGCCCAGTATCTGGCAGCCAAGGCCTTGAAGAAGCAGTCGTGGCGGTTCCACACCAAGTACATGATGTGGTTCCAGAGGCACGAGGAGCCCAAGACCATCACAGATGAGTTTGAGCAG GGGACGTACATTTACTTTGACTACGAGAAGTGGGGACAACGGAAGAAGGAGGGATTCACGTTTGAGTACAGGTACCTTGAAGACCGAGACCTCCAGTGA
- the LOC139391707 gene encoding CCR4-NOT transcription complex subunit 3-like isoform X1: MADKRKLQGEIDRCLKKVTEGVEQFEDIWQKLHNAANANQKEKYEADLKKEIKKLQRLRDQIKTWVASNEIKDKRQLVENRKLIETQMERFKIVERETKTKAYSKEGLGLAQKVDPAQREKEEVGNWLTNTIDTLNMQVDQFESEVESLSVQTRKKKGDKEKQDRIEELKRFIEKHRYHIRMLETILRMLDNDTLPVDSIRKIKDDVEYYMDSSQDPDFEENEFLYDDLDLEELPTSPSVSPHPSLVSLAGSLVATSPPGQSLLDDDLFHQISSGTPTSTTSSSPIPPSFATYTTENSEDDKKRGRSTDSEVGQLCCTRSGFEVMPFIKFQSPIKNGNPSSSLSSSSSSSSSSSSSASSGASSSSLATIAGVGLPVTGGNSLLGNMGGLLSNSGSYRDATQLQQHYHTQQARNSVISSNAPSNSNPSNNILLPSPSASSPANSSTTLLPLTPNTQLHAPSRPSPSSSLGLGLGLGLGKGGITGSPAVSQMSGLGLSGMPASLNTMAGLLAGSTSAPYATAAAGSGTIGSPLAGKSVSSSSPNSGTVGPMGGNTVSDRSTGLLGSAPCAIGVSGGILSLSGLGSGQLAVQGPPLVASSPIGGLSPGSSLGAIGSIGGNSGSGAPSSSVGMGGGSTAITRPPSGQKQNGSTSYSAVVADSTPDSTLNSASQLQSSQPSSLTSTTNQPKDSGPSLLGPMILPTSSPSPSYSESKLPGSGMLNGPLSYTQTSESKPQEPLSTLKSMAERAALGSGMEGEMLPLHLTTDIFPSTTLPPGPPSAPQQPSLSEVSIPPSLGVCPLGPVPLSKDQLYQQAMQESAWTHMPHPSDSERIRQYLMRNPCPTLPFHHQVPPPHSDSVEFYQRLSTETLFFIFYYLEGTKAQYLAAKALKKQSWRFHTKYMMWFQRHEEPKTITDEFEQGTYIYFDYEKWGQRKKEGFTFEYRYLEDRDLQ, encoded by the exons ATGGCTGATAAAAGGAAACTTCAAG GTGAAATAGATCGATGTTTGAAAAAAGTAACGGAAGGCGTGGAACAGTTTGAAGACATTTGGCAAAAG CTTCACAATGCAGCCAACGCTAACCAGAAGGAGAAGTATGAAGCAGACCTCAAGAAAGAGATTAAAAAACTACAG CGTCTTCGAGACCAGATCAAGACGTGGGTGGCCTCCAACGAGATTAAAGACAAAAGGCAGCTAGTGGAGAATCGCAAACTGATTGAGACG CAAATGGAGCGGTTCAAGATCGTGGAGCGAGAGACCAAGACAAAGGCCTACTCGAAGGAGGGGCTGGGCCTGGCACAGAAGGTGGACCCGGCCcaaagggagaaagaggaggtcgGCAATTGGCTAACG AATACAATAGACACTCTGAACATGCAGGTGGACCAGTTTGAGAGCGAAGTGGAGTCCCTCTCAGTCCAGACTCGAAAGAAGAAGGGAGACAAAGAG AAACAGGACCGCATCGAAGAGCTGAAGCGCTTCATCGAGAAGCACCGGTACCACATCCGGATGCTGGAGACCATCCTGCGCATGCTGGACAACGACACCTTGCCGGTGGACTCCATCCGCAAGATCAAGGACGACGTGGAGTACTACATGGACTCGTCGCAGGACCCAGACTTCGAGGAGAACGAGTTCCTCTATGACGACCTGGATCTGGAGGAGCTCC ctacctctccctctgtctccccccatcCATCTCTTGTCTCTCTAGCCGGGTCGCTGGTGGCCACGTCCCCGCCGGGCCAATCGCTCCTGGACGACGATCTCTTCCATCAGATCTCCAGCGGCACGCCTACCTCCACCACTTCCTCCTCGCCCATCCCTCCCTCGTTCGCAACTTACACTACG gagaaCTCTGAAGATGACAAGAAAAGGGGACGTTCGACAGACAGTGAAGTCGGTCAG CTGTGCTGCACCAGGAGTGGTTTTGAAGTAATGCCTTTTATAAAATTTCAGTCGCCTATCAAGAACGGCAACCCCTCTTCGtcgttgtcctcctcctcctcttcctcctcctcctcttcatcctctgcCTCCTCGGGAGCCTCCTCATCCTCGCTGGCGACCATCGCCGGGGTTGGCCTGCCTGTCACTGGGGGCAACAGCCTCCTGGGCAACATGGGAGGTCTCCTATCCAACTCTGGCAGCTACAGAGACGCTACCCAACTGCAGCAGCATTACCATACCCAGCAGGCCAGAAACTCAGTCATCTCCTCCAACGCCCCCTCCAACTCCAACCCTTCGAACAACATCCTCCTCCCCAGCCCCTCCGCTTCCTCACCCGCCAACTCTAGCACAACCCTCCTCCCACTCACGCCCAACACCCAGTTGCATGCTCCATCAAGGCCGTCACCGTCCTCCAGCTTGGGGCTTGGGTTGGGCTTGGGCCTTGGTAAAGGCGGCATTACGGGGTCACCGGCCGTCAGCCAGATGTCTGGCCTTGGCTTGTCGGGGATGCCGGCATCCCTAAACACCATGGCCGGGCTCCTGGCGGGCTCAACTTCGGCCCCCTACGCCACGGCAGCAGCAGGCTCCGGAACCATCGGAAGCCCCCTAGCAGGGAAAAGCGTCAGCAGTAGCAGCCCTAACTCTGGCACAGTGGGACCGATGGGCGGAAACACTGTCAGCGATAGATCCACGGGCCTGTTGGGCTCTGCGCCCTGTGCAATTGGTGTCAGCGGTGGGATTCTCAGCCTAAGCGGCCTTGGCTCAGGGCAGTTGGCGGTCCAGGGCCCTCCCCTGGTGGCCTCCAGTCCCATAGGAGGCCTGTCCCCTGGAAGCAGCCTGGGAGCCATAGGAAGCATTGGAGGGAACTCTGGTTCAGGCGCGCCAAGCAGCAGCGTGGGCATGGGAGGAGGAAGCACGGCGATCACAAGGCCACCCAGTGGACAGAAGCAGAATGGTAGCACTA GTTACAGTGCTGTAGTAGCAGACAGCACACCCGATTCCACCCTCAATAGTGCCAGCCAATTACAGAGCAGCCAACCGTCGTCTTTGACCTCCACCACCAATCAGCC tAAAGACAGTGGCCCCAGCCTCTTAGGGCCCATGATTCTTCCCAccagctctccctcgccctcctacAGCGAGAGTAAACTTCCAGGCAGCGGTATGCTCAACGGGCCACTCTCCTACACACAGACCTCTGAAAGCAAG cCCCAGGAGCCTCTGAGCACTCTAAAGTCTATGGCAGAACGAGCGGCACTGGGCtcaggaatggagggagagatgctTCCTCTGCACCTCACCACAG ACATTTTCCCCAGCACTACATTGCCCCCGGGGCCTCCCTCGGCCCCCCAGCAGCCCTCGCTTTCAGAGGTCAGCATCCCCCCATCGCTGGGCGTGTGCCCACTCGGACCTGTGCCCCTGTCCAAAGACCAGCTGTACCAGCAGGCCATGCAGGAATCGGCATGGACGCACATGCCCCACCCCTCCGACTCGGAGAGGATCAG GCAGTACCTGATGAGGAACCCATGTCCCACCCTGCCTTTCCACCACCAGGTGCCACCCCCCCACTCCGACTCTGTAGAGTTCTACCAGAGACTGTCCACGGAGACACTGTTCTTCATCTTCTACTacctagag GGCACCAAGGCCCAGTATCTGGCAGCCAAGGCCTTGAAGAAGCAGTCGTGGCGGTTCCACACCAAGTACATGATGTGGTTCCAGAGGCACGAGGAGCCCAAGACCATCACAGATGAGTTTGAGCAG GGGACGTACATTTACTTTGACTACGAGAAGTGGGGACAACGGAAGAAGGAGGGATTCACGTTTGAGTACAGGTACCTTGAAGACCGAGACCTCCAGTGA
- the LOC139391707 gene encoding CCR4-NOT transcription complex subunit 3-like isoform X8, giving the protein MERFKIVERETKTKAYSKEGLGLAQKVDPAQREKEEVGNWLTNTIDTLNMQVDQFESEVESLSVQTRKKKGDKEKQDRIEELKRFIEKHRYHIRMLETILRMLDNDTLPVDSIRKIKDDVEYYMDSSQDPDFEENEFLYDDLDLEELPTSPSVSPHPSLVSLAGSLVATSPPGQSLLDDDLFHQISSGTPTSTTSSSPIPPSFATYTTENSEDDKKRGRSTDSEVGQLCCTRSGFEVMPFIKFQSPIKNGNPSSSLSSSSSSSSSSSSSASSGASSSSLATIAGVGLPVTGGNSLLGNMGGLLSNSGSYRDATQLQQHYHTQQARNSVISSNAPSNSNPSNNILLPSPSASSPANSSTTLLPLTPNTQLHAPSRPSPSSSLGLGLGLGLGKGGITGSPAVSQMSGLGLSGMPASLNTMAGLLAGSTSAPYATAAAGSGTIGSPLAGKSVSSSSPNSGTVGPMGGNTVSDRSTGLLGSAPCAIGVSGGILSLSGLGSGQLAVQGPPLVASSPIGGLSPGSSLGAIGSIGGNSGSGAPSSSVGMGGGSTAITRPPSGQKQNGSTSYSAVVADSTPDSTLNSASQLQSSQPSSLTSTTNQPKDSGPSLLGPMILPTSSPSPSYSESKLPGSGMLNGPLSYTQTSESKPQEPLSTLKSMAERAALGSGMEGEMLPLHLTTDIFPSTTLPPGPPSAPQQPSLSEVSIPPSLGVCPLGPVPLSKDQLYQQAMQESAWTHMPHPSDSERIRQYLMRNPCPTLPFHHQVPPPHSDSVEFYQRLSTETLFFIFYYLEGTKAQYLAAKALKKQSWRFHTKYMMWFQRHEEPKTITDEFEQGTYIYFDYEKWGQRKKEGFTFEYRYLEDRDLQ; this is encoded by the exons ATGGAGCGGTTCAAGATCGTGGAGCGAGAGACCAAGACAAAGGCCTACTCGAAGGAGGGGCTGGGCCTGGCACAGAAGGTGGACCCGGCCcaaagggagaaagaggaggtcgGCAATTGGCTAACG AATACAATAGACACTCTGAACATGCAGGTGGACCAGTTTGAGAGCGAAGTGGAGTCCCTCTCAGTCCAGACTCGAAAGAAGAAGGGAGACAAAGAG AAACAGGACCGCATCGAAGAGCTGAAGCGCTTCATCGAGAAGCACCGGTACCACATCCGGATGCTGGAGACCATCCTGCGCATGCTGGACAACGACACCTTGCCGGTGGACTCCATCCGCAAGATCAAGGACGACGTGGAGTACTACATGGACTCGTCGCAGGACCCAGACTTCGAGGAGAACGAGTTCCTCTATGACGACCTGGATCTGGAGGAGCTCC ctacctctccctctgtctccccccatcCATCTCTTGTCTCTCTAGCCGGGTCGCTGGTGGCCACGTCCCCGCCGGGCCAATCGCTCCTGGACGACGATCTCTTCCATCAGATCTCCAGCGGCACGCCTACCTCCACCACTTCCTCCTCGCCCATCCCTCCCTCGTTCGCAACTTACACTACG gagaaCTCTGAAGATGACAAGAAAAGGGGACGTTCGACAGACAGTGAAGTCGGTCAG CTGTGCTGCACCAGGAGTGGTTTTGAAGTAATGCCTTTTATAAAATTTCAGTCGCCTATCAAGAACGGCAACCCCTCTTCGtcgttgtcctcctcctcctcttcctcctcctcctcttcatcctctgcCTCCTCGGGAGCCTCCTCATCCTCGCTGGCGACCATCGCCGGGGTTGGCCTGCCTGTCACTGGGGGCAACAGCCTCCTGGGCAACATGGGAGGTCTCCTATCCAACTCTGGCAGCTACAGAGACGCTACCCAACTGCAGCAGCATTACCATACCCAGCAGGCCAGAAACTCAGTCATCTCCTCCAACGCCCCCTCCAACTCCAACCCTTCGAACAACATCCTCCTCCCCAGCCCCTCCGCTTCCTCACCCGCCAACTCTAGCACAACCCTCCTCCCACTCACGCCCAACACCCAGTTGCATGCTCCATCAAGGCCGTCACCGTCCTCCAGCTTGGGGCTTGGGTTGGGCTTGGGCCTTGGTAAAGGCGGCATTACGGGGTCACCGGCCGTCAGCCAGATGTCTGGCCTTGGCTTGTCGGGGATGCCGGCATCCCTAAACACCATGGCCGGGCTCCTGGCGGGCTCAACTTCGGCCCCCTACGCCACGGCAGCAGCAGGCTCCGGAACCATCGGAAGCCCCCTAGCAGGGAAAAGCGTCAGCAGTAGCAGCCCTAACTCTGGCACAGTGGGACCGATGGGCGGAAACACTGTCAGCGATAGATCCACGGGCCTGTTGGGCTCTGCGCCCTGTGCAATTGGTGTCAGCGGTGGGATTCTCAGCCTAAGCGGCCTTGGCTCAGGGCAGTTGGCGGTCCAGGGCCCTCCCCTGGTGGCCTCCAGTCCCATAGGAGGCCTGTCCCCTGGAAGCAGCCTGGGAGCCATAGGAAGCATTGGAGGGAACTCTGGTTCAGGCGCGCCAAGCAGCAGCGTGGGCATGGGAGGAGGAAGCACGGCGATCACAAGGCCACCCAGTGGACAGAAGCAGAATGGTAGCACTA GTTACAGTGCTGTAGTAGCAGACAGCACACCCGATTCCACCCTCAATAGTGCCAGCCAATTACAGAGCAGCCAACCGTCGTCTTTGACCTCCACCACCAATCAGCC tAAAGACAGTGGCCCCAGCCTCTTAGGGCCCATGATTCTTCCCAccagctctccctcgccctcctacAGCGAGAGTAAACTTCCAGGCAGCGGTATGCTCAACGGGCCACTCTCCTACACACAGACCTCTGAAAGCAAG cCCCAGGAGCCTCTGAGCACTCTAAAGTCTATGGCAGAACGAGCGGCACTGGGCtcaggaatggagggagagatgctTCCTCTGCACCTCACCACAG ACATTTTCCCCAGCACTACATTGCCCCCGGGGCCTCCCTCGGCCCCCCAGCAGCCCTCGCTTTCAGAGGTCAGCATCCCCCCATCGCTGGGCGTGTGCCCACTCGGACCTGTGCCCCTGTCCAAAGACCAGCTGTACCAGCAGGCCATGCAGGAATCGGCATGGACGCACATGCCCCACCCCTCCGACTCGGAGAGGATCAG GCAGTACCTGATGAGGAACCCATGTCCCACCCTGCCTTTCCACCACCAGGTGCCACCCCCCCACTCCGACTCTGTAGAGTTCTACCAGAGACTGTCCACGGAGACACTGTTCTTCATCTTCTACTacctagag GGCACCAAGGCCCAGTATCTGGCAGCCAAGGCCTTGAAGAAGCAGTCGTGGCGGTTCCACACCAAGTACATGATGTGGTTCCAGAGGCACGAGGAGCCCAAGACCATCACAGATGAGTTTGAGCAG GGGACGTACATTTACTTTGACTACGAGAAGTGGGGACAACGGAAGAAGGAGGGATTCACGTTTGAGTACAGGTACCTTGAAGACCGAGACCTCCAGTGA